In the genome of Drosophila yakuba strain Tai18E2 chromosome 3R, Prin_Dyak_Tai18E2_2.1, whole genome shotgun sequence, one region contains:
- the LOC6536011 gene encoding arrestin domain-containing protein 3, producing MPSSCSFELDRREPIYYSGETVNGRAILTTTSEKSVNEVYILFEGESKVRWDERRTRTRGGKTEHYTEYFRGKQQYLYTRTSVFASGNLPPGTHTYNFCIPLPLECPSSVVAQYGKIYYEVSVIIDRQWRFNNVFKQPLTVIQTYNLNMSPQLLMPLVREDIKHFCCWPCRSGPVLSTLTIPFGGYAPGQKIRFTLEIDNQSSGYDLEGIELKLKQIYRFQAQTPHHKTREKELSLNKSSQQERVLRLSKKVIEGTLAIPAVPPSSRSDGIISVSYKVILTISTGDCHVDSDFEVPIVIGTIPLIQSAENPASAAQWIPETPDTPAGAAADLPPSYDKCKPPTFEEATNFGERFIDIDQDEHNRTDDFIPRYPMYTNFAMPSAPPPPAEESGSIQPVPVLSLPHDPTAPMSGQNYSDRPTPSYGWNSNS from the exons ATGCCTTCCAGCTGCTCTTTTGAGCTTGATCGCCGCGAACCTATTTACTACAGTGGGGAGACGGTCAATGGAAGAGCCATTCTGACCACAACATCCGAAAAGTCTGTAAACG AGGTATACATTCTCTTTGAGGGCGAATCAAAGGTGCGATGGGACGAGCGTCGAACAAGGACGAGAGGTGGAAAGACTGAGCACTACACGGAGTATTTCCGAGGCAAACAGCAGTACTTGTACACCCGAACCTCAGTCTTTGCATCTGGGAATCTTCCACCAGGTACGCACACCTACAACTTCTGCATTCCGCTGCCCCTGGAATGCCCCTCGTCAGTGGTGGCGCAGTACGGCAAAATCTATTACGAGGTATCCGTGATCATTGATCGCCAGTGGCGCTTCAACAACGTCTTCAAACAGCCACTGACTGTAATACAGACCTACAACCTCAACATGAGTCCCCAATTGCTG ATGCCTCTAGTTCGCGAGGACATCAAGCACTTCTGCTGTTGGCCCTGTAGGTCAGGACCGGTTCTCTCGACGCTAACAATACCGTTCGGTGGTTACGCACCTGGACAGAAGATACGCTTTACTCTGGAGATCGATAACCAGTCGAGCGGCTATGATCTGGAGGGCATCGAACTGAAGCTAAAGCAAATATACAGATTCCAGGCTCAAACGCCCCACCACAAAACCCGCGAAAAGGAGCTCAGCCTGAACAAAAGTTCTCAGCAGGAGCGTGTGTTGCGTCTCTCAAAGAAAGTAATCGAAGGAACTTTGGCTATTCCAGCAGTACCACCCTCTTCTCGCTCCGATGGCATTATTTCGGTTAGTTACAAAGTGATTCTGACAATCAGCACGGGCGACTGCCACGTGGACTCGGACTTCGAGGTGCCGATTGTAATTGGCACTATACCATTGATCCAAAGTGCCGAGAATCCAGCCAGTGCAGCACAGTGGATACCGGAAACACCGGACACTCCGGCCGGAGCTGCCGCAGATCTGCCTCCCAGTTATGACAAGTGCA AACCACCAACCTTCGAGGAGGCTACAAACTTTGGAGAAAGGTTCATCGACATCGATCAGGATGAGCACAATCGCACGGATGACTTTATTCCCCGTTACCCCATGTACACCAACTTTGCCATGCCATCGGCTCCACCTCCACCCGCTGAAGAATCGGGATCCATTCAACCCGTTCCCGTTCTATCACTACCTCATGATCCCACTGCCCCAATGAGCGGTCAAAACTATTCGGACCGCCCAACACCATCATACGGTTGGAACTCCAACTCTTAG
- the LOC6536009 gene encoding arrestin domain-containing protein 3, with protein MPTTCVFQLDRLNPVYNSGEYISGRILLRTDKVKRVNAVYVTLEGEAKVQWSMSGKSETANYSGHQQYLHSRTNVFDNTLFRAGVHVYVLTLRIPPDCPSTCKGPYGYIAYTISLTIDKPWGFDEVFRKPINVVQTLDLNYNAEFSLPVKDENLKYLCHWPCISGPICSTLTLPASGFTPLQEVPFRLEVDNQSPHYDIIGVEVSIKQHFVFLSRKPVKRNFYSKTLVKELISDRTLRLSKRQYESSICMPMDTPRSTLNPNYIVFLHYTLQVKLKTGYFHYDTDLSVPIIVGTTSLQHLRDSVHTQQPVRRTPTPERQRLIERVTPRPQTVEEESAGETDPATDEPHRVIEDDEPPSYDSCLPPSFSFATLAGSQQTLGSNPAAVQQRIHLPKFPGFSTLIGTAPAHGLEDSGLDMHIYRSYGSLNTDHTGRSLDTFGSLCGPLSEHVEEQEQEQEQEQEAQDVDVTAQVHRPTQRAQVSVVEEDLQDEHLF; from the exons aTGCCCACCACCTGTGTCTTTCAGCTGGATCGCCTGAATCCGGTCTACAATAGTGGGGAGTACATCAGTGGTCGCATTTTGCTGCGTACGGACAAGGTGAAGCGAGTCAATG CCGTATATGTAACTCTGGAGGGCGAGGCCAAGGTTCAGTGGTCGATGAGCGGCAAGAGCGAGACGGCCAACTACTCGGGCCATCAGCAATATTTACACTCCCGCACCAATGTGTTCGATAACACCCTCTTCCGGGCCGGGGTCCACGTATATGTCCTCACCCTCAGGATTCCTCCGGACTGCCCCAGTACCTGCAAGGGTCCCTACGGCTACATAGCCTACACCATCTCGCTGACCATCGACAAGCCCTGGGGCTTTGACGAGGTGTTCCGGAAGCCTATCAACGTGGTGCAGACCCTGGATCTCAACTACAATGCAGAGTTTTCA CTGCCTGTCAAGGACGAGAACCTGAAGTATCTCTGCCACTGGCCCTGCATTTCGGGTCCCATCTGCTCCACATTGACCTTGCCCGCCTCCGGATTCACGCCCCTTCAAGAGGTGCCCTTCCGGCTGGAGGTGGACAACCAATCGCCACACTACGATATCATCGGCGTGGAGGTATCCATTAAGCAGCACTTCGTCTTTCTGTCCCGAAAACCCGTGAAGCGGAACTTCTACTCCAAAACGCTGGTCAAGGAGCTGATCTCGGACCGCACTCTGCGCCTGTCCAAGCGGCAGTACGAGTCCAGCATCTGTATGCCCATGGACACGCCCCGATCCACCCTGAATCCCAACTACATCGTCTTTCTGCACTACACACTGCAGGTAAAGCTGAAGACGGGTTACTTTCACTATGACACGGACCTTTCGGTGCCCATCATCGTGGGCACCACCTCCTTGCAACACCTCAGGGACTCGGTTCACACCCAGCAGCCAGTGCGGAGGACGCCCACGCCGGAGAGACAGCGCCTCATCGAGCGGGTCACTCCCAGGCCGCAAACAGTGGAGGAGGAGTCCGCCGGAGAAACAGATCCGGCCACCGACGAGCCGCATCGGGTGATCGAAGACGACGAGCCACCATCTTACGACAGTTGCC TGCCGCCCTCTTTCAGTTTTGCTACCTTGGCAGGCAGTCAGCAAACATTAGGGAGTAACCCCGCAGCTGTCCAGCAGCGTATTCACTTGCCCAAGTTTCCTGGATTTTCCACTCTCATTGGGACCGCTCCGGCCCACGGATTGGAGGACTCTGGCTTGGATATGCACATCTACAGGTCGTACGGATCGCTTAACACGGATCACACAGGCCGGAGTCTGGACACTTTCGGATCCCTCTGTGGTCCACTGTCCGAACACgtcgaggagcaggagcaggagcaggagcaggagcaagaGGCACAAGATGTGGATGTGACTGCCCAGGTGCATCGGCCAACTCAGCGGGCACAAGTTTCAGTGGTCGAGGAGGATCTACAGGACGAGCACCTGTTCTAA
- the LOC6536012 gene encoding arrestin domain-containing protein 17: MSKNCMITFDQNEHGTYFTGQVITGKVIVNLNKTKKLRGIKLQISGYAQAQWRLRRHGKAVAIQNPKKRSKHQYSGREDYIASTTYLMGSEQGSNFNMDAGTYTYTFACPIPSHCPSSFEGAYGHIRYLAKVTFLKPGASNRTHNVGFTVLKLLDLNQETKMLREPASNEAVEHFCLMHTKPVQLKVTLQQQGYVPGQFMLIHAHVRNDSSSDCRKLLIMLHLRATYTADTPSLRTTSEKIMLVKRECGPVAHHGQRTYTETLRIPATAPTCEHLSKVVRVSYEVRVVAVMNWLMANPRLIIPVTIGNVPLATAVSGPDFLPTNAFAAGSPLPADLPCTSTRAMELAQMAAGGVSNSGYEMSEDLEDFELPEDGDDELEAADDFVPDLPPPTYEQAMFMTADIADTDANTVSEASQFTPRYPVFDVDTFQSPPPNPPQKKRRRRRRRPADPGQSKTKPEKQPVESPVQI; this comes from the exons ATGTCAAAGAACTGCATGATAACGTTCGACCAGAATGAGCACGGCACCTATTTCACCGGCCAGGTGATAACCGGCAAGGTGATTGTCAATCTGAACAAGACCAAGAAACTGCGAG GAATAAAACTGCAAATTAGTGGCTATGCCCAAGCACAGTGGCGCCTCCGCAGACATGGTAAAGCGGTTGCCATccaaaaccccaaaaagcGATCGAAACACCAGTACAGCGGGCGGGAGGACTATATAGCCTCCACCACTTACCTCATGGGTTCCGAGCAGGGCAGCAACTTTAACATGGACGCCGGCACGTACACCTACACTTTTGCCTGCCCTATTCCCAGCCACTGCCCCTCGTCCTTCGAGGGTGCCTATGGACACATCCGGTACCTGGCCAAAGTCACCTTTCTGAAGCCAGGAGCTTCCAACCGTACCCACAACGTGGGTTTCACGGTGCTAAAGCTGCTGGACCTGAACCAGGAGACCAAGATGCTTCGGGAACCGGCGAGCAATGAGGCCGTGGAACACTTCTGCCTGATGCACACGAAGCCCGTGCAGTTGAAGGTTACTCTGCAGCAGCAGGGCTATGTTCCGGGTCAGTTCATGCTCATCCACGCCCATGTGCGCAATGACTCCAGTTCCGACTGCCGCAAACTACTGATCATGCTGCACTTGAGAGCCACTTATACGGCGGATACGCCTTCGCTCCGCACCACCTCCGAGAAGATAATGCTGGTGAAGCGCGAGTGCGGTCCGGTGGCTCATCATGGGCAGCGGACATACACGGAAACCCTGAGGATTCCGGCCACGGCGCCCACCTGCGAGCACCTGAGCAAGGTGGTGCGGGTATCCTACGAAGTACGTGTGGTGGCTGTTATGAACTGGCTGATGGCTAATCCGCGGCTCATTATCCCTGTGACCATTGGCAACGTGCCACTGGCAACTGCGGTGTCCGGACCAGACTTCCTGCCAACTAACGCCTTCGCAGCTGGAAGTCCGCTGCCAGCCGACTTGCCATGTACCTCAACAAGGGCCATGGAACTGGCTCAGATGGCCGCAGGCGGGGTCAGTAACTCCGGCTACGAAATGAGCGAGGATCTAGAGGACTTTGAGCTTCCGGAGGACGGGGATGACGAGTTGGAAGCCGCCGACGATTTTGTACCAGATTTAC CTCCACCTACGTACGAGCAGGCCATGTTTATGACTGCTGATATTGCGGATACGGACGCGAACACCGTCAGCGAGGCTTCCCAGTTTACTCCCCGCTACCCAGTTTTCGATGTGGACACATTCCAGAGCCCGCCGCCAAATCCTCCCCAGAAGAAGAGGCGTCGTCGCCGCAGACGTCCCGCCGATCCTGGACAGTCGAAGACAAAACCGGAGAAACAACCAGTGGAGTCACCTGTGCAGATCTGA
- the LOC6536008 gene encoding uncharacterized protein LOC6536008, with protein MPINCEFNLSRAAAIYYTGEQISGSLTVTVDGKKNFKLEGASITLHGVSTVHWRESLRGQPEIEHNDSTGNLDYAKVDYNGSMVHISQTKKLTEALRLEPGTFRLGDFKFQFPEHLPATCRLPFGNVEYTLKVVLERGGKHNKSFHQRLAIRKSLEFDDLKPQYMETSNMALTLPRSVFVPGQSVSYEIHSKDGVQDFLTRLCKKISYTSQQPKAKTKTVTQVLAESPKLNGNLRLPLIAPIMSHSDQMEPIQISYYIETSNFLNAPIKLPIFVATVAPPVYSSLESSQHCFVNMALSHSELLGPVNQFLAHSCSREIDALALSNHCERIKLLKGPKRKQSYVQLALQYFFKKVLP; from the exons ATGCCAATAAATTGTGAATTTAACTTATCGCGTGCCGCTGCCATTTATTACACCGGCGAGCAAATTTCGGGATCACTCACTGTGACAGTCGAcgggaaaaaaaatttcaaattagaGG GCGCAAGTATCACTCTCCATGGAGTCTCGACTGTTCACTGGCGGGAGTCACTTCGAGGTCAGCCGGAAATCGAGCACAATGATAGTACCGGAAACCTGGACTACGCCAAAGTGGATTACAACGGCAGCATGGTGCACATAAGTCAAACGAAAAAGTTGACCGAAGCTCTTCGGCTAGAGCCTGGTACTTTTCGATTGGGTGACTTTAAGTTTCAGTTTCCTGAACATCTTCCAGCCACCTGTAGGCTTCCTTTTGGCAATGTGGAGTATACGCTAAAGGTTGTTCTCGAAAGAGGTGGGAAACATAACAAAAGCTTTCATCAGCGATTGGCGATACGAAAGAGTCTGGAATTCGATGATCTCAAACCCCAATACATGGAGACTTCGAATATGGCCCTTACACTCCCTCGAAGTGTCTTTGTTCCGGGTCAAAGTGTAAGCTATGAAATCCATTCCAAAGATGGAGTCCAGGACTTTCTAACCCGCTTGTGCAAAAAAATCAGCTACACTAGTCAGCAGCCAAAGGCCAAAACCAAGACAGTGACACAAGTTTTGGCCGAGAGTCCCAAATTAAATGGCAATCTTCGCCTACCTTTGATAGCCCCCATTATGAGTCACTCAGATCAGATGGAACCTATACAAATCAGTTATTATATTGAGACATCCAACTTCTTGAATGCCCCAATCAAACTACCCATTTTCGTGGCCACTGTTGCACCCCCCGTATATTCTTCTTTGGAATCTTCCCAACATTGCTTCGTAAATATGG CCCTTAGCCATAGCGAGCTGCTTGGGCCAGTTAATCAGTTTCTGGCCCACAGCTGTTCCCGGGAAATTGACGCCTTGGCGCTGAGCAATCATTGTGAACGCATCAAGTTGCTCAAAGGCCCAAAGAGAAAACAGTCGTACGTGCAATTAGCATTGCAATACTTTTTTAAGAAAGTGCTACCCTGA
- the LOC6539893 gene encoding arrestin domain-containing protein 17 isoform X2 — protein MPIECLISFDNNPQGVYYAGQELSGVVDLSVDATKRIKGIHVTVSGYAKIRWIKKGYPRDSERAMCRAYRSYLSSRSYVLGSCANNSSFDWPAGEYSYTFHVILPDNLPTSFDGKYGQIHYEIITTIERAARHPKVFKLPFTVIQPLDLNADAIYRVPLEILDRKRFWSFCCPTGPLTVKFSTPYCGYAPGQKIHFVLYINNESSIDITECEVKLKQEVSYESHDPQHEYRYDKHLIARKQFGNVLRWSRKVYRGYLDLPSIPPTSVKPTCPISVNYSIKIIVNPTEFHWKLKLKIPLTIGSIPIMDGPEALLRFNRQQPQHQVVSQNLQMSTQQRQRVRDRDRDRDRDNDRVMNMDRERDRDRDRTSASVQLRRISSINNNNNNNHGRLVGGLLPTNSNTNMIVSASPTPTSSTPSSTPTTAALRPTAMPAIFVTSDSDNPPDYIPMMPPSYEDAMALSEKFCDDTEFLTNVSMSSILSAQADVTTKTLYDESSSRLRLTLSCQDSAAPETDEEVTTNTRGGESSLTSEKK, from the exons ATGCCCATTGAGTGCCTTATATCATTTGATAATAATCCACAAGGTGTCTACTATGCCGGACAGGAGCTATCCGGCGTTGTTGATCTCAGCGTCGACGCCACGAAGCGCATTAAAG GCATCCACGTTACCGTCAGCGGCTATGCCAAGATACGCTGGATAAAAAAGGGATATCCGCGCGACAGCGAGCGCGCCATGTGCCGTGCCTACCGATCGTATCTGTCCTCGCGGTCCTACGTCCTCGGATCCTGCGCGAACAACTCGAGCTTCGACTGGCCGGCCGGCGAGTACTCGTACACCTTCCACGTGATTCTGCCCGACAATCTGCCCACGTCGTTCGACGGCAAGTATGGCCAGATCCACTACGAGATCATAACGACGATCGAAAGGGCCGCTCGCCACCCGAAGGTCTTCAAGCTGCCATTTACGGTGATACAGCCGCTGGACCTAAACGCTGATGCCATTTACAGG GTTCCACTGGAGATCCTCGATCGAAAGCGCTTCTGGAGCTTCTGCTGCCCCACAGGACCGCTTACGGTGAAGTTCTCGACGCCGTACTGCGGATATGCGCCCGGCCAGAAGATCCACTTTGTGCTGTACATCAATAATGAGTCCTCGATCGACATCACCGAGTGCGAGGTCAAGCTGAAGCAGGAGGTGAGCTACGAGTCGCACGACCCGCAGCATGAGTACCGCTACGACAAGCACCTGATAGCGCGGAAGCAGTTCGGAAACGTGCTGAGATGGTCGAGGAAGGTGTACAGGGGGTATCTCGACCTGCCCTCGATACCGCCCACTTCGGTGAAGCCGACGTGCCCCATTAGCGTTAACTATTCGATTAAGATCATTGTGAATCCCACGGAGTTTCACTGGAAACTAAAGCTAAAGATTCCTCTGACCATCGGCAGTATTCCGATCATGGATGGTCCGGAGGCCCTTCTGCGATTTAATCGCCAGCAGCCACAGCACCAAGTAGTTAGTCAAAATTTACAAATGTCGACGCAGCAGCGCCAAAGGGTTCgagatcgggatcgggatcgggataGGGATAATGATAGGGTTATGAATATGGATCGCGAAAGAGATAGAGATCGGGACCGGACAAGTGCCTCAGTTCAGCTTCGACGTATCAGCTccattaacaacaacaacaacaacaatcatgGACGCCTTGTGGGTGGACTACTGCCGACCAATAGCAATACGAATATGATAGTGAGTGCCAGTCCCACGCCCACAAGCTCCACGCCCTCATCAACGCCAACAACTGCCGCCCTCAGGCCAACGGCCATGCCAGCGATATTCGTGACCAGTGATAGCGATAATCCCCCGGACTATATACCCATGA TGCCGCCCTCGTATGAAGACGCCATGGCTCTAAGTGAGAAGTTCTGCGATGACACTGAGTTCTTGACCAACGTTAGCATGAGCAGCATTTTGTCCGCTCAGGCTGATGTCACCACAA AGACGCTCTACGATGAGTCCAGTTCCCGGCTGCGTCTCACACTGAGCTGCCAGGACTCGGCGGCACCGGAGACGGATGAGGAGGTGACCACGAACACACGAGGAGGAGAGTCGTCCCTCACCTCTGAGAAGAAATGA
- the LOC6536010 gene encoding arrestin domain-containing protein 4, whose protein sequence is MLSTTARHWLAVELSTKSRTLSRMSHRCEIQLDNPRGAYRAGDTVNGHVYLTLSERALIKAICLEANVYASTAWQQPQKQKNKKKNDPQVVLQSLDFDYRVDFFAKIDYFVGSEVAQPQIMEAGTYNYGFHVKLPKNCAGNFEGAHGHIRYTLQVLIHSSADRPQEVLHVRQLQIFPQNSLSQETRSCEFQIYEQTPRLKFWMKPLHLQIQIPRQGYSPGAGISVHVKLHNPEKLLLREVVYSLVQISTYVAHLRNKPKRMESKVERQTVVSSRHELHNLPRGELQNFQHLHMLQVPQTAATLSAAGCACLQLNYEVEVLLTTQQEKRFIAARMPVIIGNVTPPCPGKLLMQEPMEGTAPQPTPPVETASKLVPNFSVSTTSLASDFREAEFMVATNLNKTNKHYLSGEQLDFRPRYVYYEMDQTQSEDVKSQ, encoded by the exons ATGTTGTCAACAACTGCCAGACATTGGTTAGCAGTCGAGCTGTCAACAAAGAGCAGAACGCTGAGCAGAATGAGCCACCGCTGTGAGATCCAGTTGGACAACCCACGGGGGGCCTATCGGGCCGGAGATACGGTCAATGGTCACGTCTATTTGACCCTTTCGGAGCGTGCCCTAATCAAAG CAATATGCTTGGAGGCCAATGTATATGCGAGCACCGCATGGCAGCAGCCCCAAAAGCAGaagaataaaaagaaaaacgacCCGCAAGTGGTGCTTCAGAGCTTGGACTTTGATTATCGCGTGgatttttttgccaaaatcgATTATTTTGTGGGCTCGGAGGTCGCACAGCCACAGATCATGGAGGCGGGCACCTACAATTACGGTTTCCATGTGAAGCTGCCCAAGAACTGTGCAGGAAACTTCGAGGGGGCCCACGGACACATACGGTACACACTCCAAGTGCTCATCCACAGCAGTGCAGATCGTCCGCAGGAGGTGCTCCATGTACGCCAATTGCAGATTTTCCCACAGAACTCTTTAAGCCAGGAGACTCGGAGCTGTGAGTTCCAGATTTACGAGCAGACTCCTCGGCTTAAGTTCTGGATGAAGCCACTGCATCTGCAGATCCAGATTCCCAGGCAGGGTTATTCGCCAGGAGCCGGTATTTCTGTTCATGTAAAGCTGCACAACCCGGAGAAATTGCTACTTCGCGAAGTGGTTTATTCTCTTGTTCAGATCAGCACTTACGTTGCCCACTTAAGGAATAAGCCCAAGCGCATGGAGAGCAAGGTTGAGCGGCAAACTGTTGTAAGCAGCCGCCACGAGCTACACAACCTGCCCCGTGGAGAACTTCAAAATTTTCAGCATTTGCACATGCTGCAAGTACCCCAAACTGCGGCCACCTTGAGTGCGGCAGGATGTGCCTGCCTGCAGCTTAACTACGAGGTGGAGGTGCTGCTCACGACCCAGCAGGAAAAACGCTTCATTGCGGCCCGGATGCCGGTCATCATTGGCAATGTGACGCCGCCGTGTCCTGGCAAACTGCTAATGCAAGAACCAATGGAGGGCACTGCTCCGCAACCAACTCCCCCAGTCGAAACAGCATCAAAGTTGGTTCCGAATTTCAGCGTTTCCACTACATCTTTGG CTTCGGATTTCCGCGAAGCAGAGTTTATGGTGGCCACCAATCTTAATAAGACCAACAAGCACTACTTGTCCGGTGAACAGTTGGATTTTAGACCCCGATATGTCTACTACGAAATGGACCAGACTCAATCGGAGGATGTAAAGTCCCAATGA
- the LOC6539893 gene encoding uncharacterized protein LOC6539893 isoform X1 encodes MPIECLISFDNNPQGVYYAGQELSGVVDLSVDATKRIKGIHVTVSGYAKIRWIKKGYPRDSERAMCRAYRSYLSSRSYVLGSCANNSSFDWPAGEYSYTFHVILPDNLPTSFDGKYGQIHYEIITTIERAARHPKVFKLPFTVIQPLDLNADAIYRVPLEILDRKRFWSFCCPTGPLTVKFSTPYCGYAPGQKIHFVLYINNESSIDITECEVKLKQEVSYESHDPQHEYRYDKHLIARKQFGNVLRWSRKVYRGYLDLPSIPPTSVKPTCPISVNYSIKIIVNPTEFHWKLKLKIPLTIGSIPIMDGPEALLRFNRQQPQHQVVSQNLQMSTQQRQRVRDRDRDRDRDNDRVMNMDRERDRDRDRTSASVQLRRISSINNNNNNNHGRLVGGLLPTNSNTNMIVSASPTPTSSTPSSTPTTAALRPTAMPAIFVTSDSDNPPDYIPMMPPSYEDAMALSEKFCDDTEFLTNVSMSSILSAQADVTTSEPFKPRYPVYYDYETPTIPPETLYDESSSRLRLTLSCQDSAAPETDEEVTTNTRGGESSLTSEKK; translated from the exons ATGCCCATTGAGTGCCTTATATCATTTGATAATAATCCACAAGGTGTCTACTATGCCGGACAGGAGCTATCCGGCGTTGTTGATCTCAGCGTCGACGCCACGAAGCGCATTAAAG GCATCCACGTTACCGTCAGCGGCTATGCCAAGATACGCTGGATAAAAAAGGGATATCCGCGCGACAGCGAGCGCGCCATGTGCCGTGCCTACCGATCGTATCTGTCCTCGCGGTCCTACGTCCTCGGATCCTGCGCGAACAACTCGAGCTTCGACTGGCCGGCCGGCGAGTACTCGTACACCTTCCACGTGATTCTGCCCGACAATCTGCCCACGTCGTTCGACGGCAAGTATGGCCAGATCCACTACGAGATCATAACGACGATCGAAAGGGCCGCTCGCCACCCGAAGGTCTTCAAGCTGCCATTTACGGTGATACAGCCGCTGGACCTAAACGCTGATGCCATTTACAGG GTTCCACTGGAGATCCTCGATCGAAAGCGCTTCTGGAGCTTCTGCTGCCCCACAGGACCGCTTACGGTGAAGTTCTCGACGCCGTACTGCGGATATGCGCCCGGCCAGAAGATCCACTTTGTGCTGTACATCAATAATGAGTCCTCGATCGACATCACCGAGTGCGAGGTCAAGCTGAAGCAGGAGGTGAGCTACGAGTCGCACGACCCGCAGCATGAGTACCGCTACGACAAGCACCTGATAGCGCGGAAGCAGTTCGGAAACGTGCTGAGATGGTCGAGGAAGGTGTACAGGGGGTATCTCGACCTGCCCTCGATACCGCCCACTTCGGTGAAGCCGACGTGCCCCATTAGCGTTAACTATTCGATTAAGATCATTGTGAATCCCACGGAGTTTCACTGGAAACTAAAGCTAAAGATTCCTCTGACCATCGGCAGTATTCCGATCATGGATGGTCCGGAGGCCCTTCTGCGATTTAATCGCCAGCAGCCACAGCACCAAGTAGTTAGTCAAAATTTACAAATGTCGACGCAGCAGCGCCAAAGGGTTCgagatcgggatcgggatcgggataGGGATAATGATAGGGTTATGAATATGGATCGCGAAAGAGATAGAGATCGGGACCGGACAAGTGCCTCAGTTCAGCTTCGACGTATCAGCTccattaacaacaacaacaacaacaatcatgGACGCCTTGTGGGTGGACTACTGCCGACCAATAGCAATACGAATATGATAGTGAGTGCCAGTCCCACGCCCACAAGCTCCACGCCCTCATCAACGCCAACAACTGCCGCCCTCAGGCCAACGGCCATGCCAGCGATATTCGTGACCAGTGATAGCGATAATCCCCCGGACTATATACCCATGA TGCCGCCCTCGTATGAAGACGCCATGGCTCTAAGTGAGAAGTTCTGCGATGACACTGAGTTCTTGACCAACGTTAGCATGAGCAGCATTTTGTCCGCTCAGGCTGATGTCACCACAAGTGAGCCCTTTAAGCCGCGTTATCCGGTCTATTACGATTACGAGACACCGACCATACCGCCCG AGACGCTCTACGATGAGTCCAGTTCCCGGCTGCGTCTCACACTGAGCTGCCAGGACTCGGCGGCACCGGAGACGGATGAGGAGGTGACCACGAACACACGAGGAGGAGAGTCGTCCCTCACCTCTGAGAAGAAATGA